Below is a window of Verrucomicrobiia bacterium DNA.
CCATGGGCTGTAATACCACATGGGGCACTCCGGGCTGTCTAGCTACTACCGGCGACGGTCGTCCCGCGCGTTCGAGATCTCGCTGGCCAGCAGCAGGGTCTCGGCGGGAGCGACGACGGCGCAACCGACCACGGCGGCAGCGGTGGTGGCGACGACGGCGGTGCCGACGGCGAGCTTGGTCGTCCCGACAGCGGTGTCGACGGCGAGGTCGAAAAGTCTGCCTAACATTGGTGGCTCCTAATTCGCTGACGAATCAGCGGGAAGGTGATGGTGTGTCGGTGTGTGGGTCAACAGTCTGGCGGATGGCCAGGCGGTGACTTTTGCTGACTAAGTGTCAACTCCTCTCTGGATCGTGTCGGAATATGGGCACAAAGCAGTAGGCTACTGCCCTCTGTCCATATTCCAAACTCTACCTGGCATGTCAAGGGGCTGCTTTGGTAGTTAAAACACCACTAAAGCTATAGCATTATACACCTTTTAATGCAATTTGTCAATATTACCTACAGAGGTGACTAAGCGTTTATGCGCCTATGAGCTCTGGCTCCTGAACGAGGGCCACACCAAACTTTGCCTGCACTGCGTCAATGATTTTTTGCTTGAATTTTAAGAGGTCGGCGGTGGAATGTGCTCCTTTGTTGGTGAGTACCAGATTTTGGTAGGGCCAGGTGGCCATGCCGGTTTCTTTGTCTTCGTAAGCCTTAAAGCCAGCTTGCTCTACCAGCCAACCAGCAGACAGCTTTACTTGTTCATTGTCCAGAAACCAACGGGGTGGTTGCGACCAGCCCATAGGAGCTTTTTCGATCTGGGGATGATTCTCGACGATGGTCTGGTATGCCTCTTTGCTGATAATCGGATTCTGAAAGAATGATCCGGTGTTGGGTATAATACGGGGGTCAGGCAGCTTCTTTTCACGAATGTGGCTGACGATATCACGTAGGCTAGCAAGGGTAATGTCTGTGACTTTGTTTTGTTCTATGTAGGCCTGGATGTCTCGGTAGTACGGAGGCTGGGCCATGCCGTGCTCGAGGCGTATGGTAATGCCGGTGATAAAGAACCTTCCCTTATCGGCGGACTTGAAACGGCTAGTCCGGTAGCCAAAGGCGCAATCTGCGGCCATGAGTGTTACAAACTTGTTGGCCTGGAGGTCGTAAGTTTCTAGGGTCACCAGCACATCAGACAGTTGAGCGCCATAGGCACCTATGTTCTGAACAGGCGCAGCGCCAGCCGTGCCTGGAATGCGCGACAAGAGCTCTATGCCGGACAGGCCCTGTTCTACGGCTCGTGCTACTACCGAGTCCCAGTTTTCGCCCCCACCCACTATCAAATACTTGCTGCTAGCGTCTATATCCTGTATTTCGAAGCCAGTGATTTTATTGACTAGCACTAGTCCGGCAAAGCCTTTGTCACCCCAGATGATGTTACTACCGGTGCCGATCATCATAACTGGCAGCTGTTTTTGTGCTGCCCAGGTCAAGGCTTCGGTGAGGTCGTTTCTGCTGGCAATGTCGGCAAGATACCGTGCCGGTCCCCCAAGTTGCATGGTGGAGTGAGCAGACAGGGGCACGTTTTCCTGAATATTCATATCCCTATACTACACGACCTTCGCCTTGGTCGTTTGGCGGTAGGGCTTGCCAACCGCGTGTCAACAGGCGTAACATAGGTGTGAATGAGTGACAAATCTACCGAAAAGTTTCCGTATAAGCGTCTTGGGACGCACTTGAAGAGCCGCCGCCAGAAGCTGCAAGCCAGCTTGGCTGAGGTATCCGGTGCCGTCGAGATAGAGATGGAAACCCTACTGGCCATAGAGGATGGCTCACTTTGTCCAAGCGAAGACATTCTGCTGCTCCTGATTAGCTACTTCTCTATTAAAGAAGACGAGGCCACTAGTCTCTGGAAACTGGCCGGCTATGAAGCTCCAGAATCATCCACCTCTGCCCCAGAAAACTCACTGTCTGCACAGCAAGTAATGGTTTTACCTATTGATGCTCGTGTGGTCTATACCGATATGGCTCACATAGCCACCACCCCTTACGGCGTAACAATAAACTTTATGCAGAGTCAGGGCCTGGACGGTCGTCCACTGGCGGTCTCTAGGGTTGGAATGAGCCGCGAACAAGCACTAAAAGTATTGGGTCTACTACACAAGGCACTCATAACGGATGCCCCAAAACTACTGCCAGCGCCAGAATCTAACCCCGACAGCCCTACCTCCTAGACCCTAGAGCCAATCTCCATTTCGCCTCACAACCGTCCATTCCGGCAGCAATCCGCCCTGGCTTACCAACCGTAACTACGGTTACGCTTTGGCAGCCCAGAACGAATCACTTCTCGAAATGGGCCGATTGTGAGATCAAGAGAGCGAGATTGGCTCTAAGGTCTGGGATTTTTGTATTTTGGTAAAAACAGAGTACTATAGGCATAAGTATTTTGGCATGTAAATAAGGAGTAATCTACATCATGGAACCAAACGCACCAAACCCTGTTAACCCTAATGGCCCTGCGCCAACCGACCCTAATGCCGTACCACCAGCTGGTGCTGCTCCGGGTGTCACTCCTGGTACCCCTCCGGCAACTCCCGCCCAGCCAGCTATCACTGACGTGCCAGCTCCCGGTGGTGTGACGCCACCAGCAGGTCCACTGGCAGCCGCCCCCACAAAGAACCGCAAGATGATGGTCGCTATCCTTATGGTAGTGGTCGTTCTGGTCGCTGTTGCTGTTGTAGCAATGTTGTTGATGTAAAACAGGTTATAAAAAAACTCAGAAGAGGCGAGGAACAGCCGGACAGGGCGTCGTTGGTGCGACGGTTGTCGGCTGAACCTCGGCTCTCTTCTGTTATGGTCGACGCTAGGCGTCGGCGGGGGTCTCGACTCGGGGGAGCGCCGACTGGTCGTTGGCGGCAGCGGTCAAGTTGACCCGATCTTCATCTTCGAAGACGCGCTTGGCGTAGGCACCCAGAGGGATCGTCTCGTCTTCACTCTGGAGCTCGGTGTAGCGGAAGAGCATGAAGTCGTGGGTGGTGTCCGGGTAGGGGTACTCCTCGATGTAGCTGGCACGCTTGAAGGCGTGGTGCGCTTCGTTGGAGATTGCCAGTGCCCGCACCATGCGGCGCAGGATGAGTCGCTTGAGCCAACCCCAGAGCGGCGCCAGATCTCTGGTGCTCACGTTGTTGTCGATAGCAACGGCATCCAGGCCCCACTTGATGTGCTTCCACAGCCTTAGCTCTCGCTCCAGCTGCTCGCGGTTGACGCTGGCTGGCAGGGTCTCGGGGGCCAAGGTCTCGTAGATGGCGGTGGTTCGACCGCCGATGTCGTCCAGCAGTTCGCTGAGAACACGCCTCTTGGCGGTTGTCCAGGTCAGCATTTCGGGTACTCCTCTGTGGTGGAGGGGTCGAGTGTTACTCCGATGAGTCGAAGTAAGCATACGATACAACTTTATAGTTATTAGATCAATGATTCTGGACCTGAATCCCGAAACTACACCCCTGTTATAAGGATTTGGGTGAAGTTGCCGTCTCTGTTGGGGTGAGTAGACTTTCATTTTCACCTACCTCTGTTAAATGAGTTTCGGGATTCAGGTTTCTGGTCGTTGACTCGTGGCAGGGTTGGTGGTAGTTTAACGACAACCTGCACTCGACGTGAAGGAGTACCGCATGAGACGTGTCGCCGTCGCACCAGGACTGGTGTTAGACGATGAGATGTATGCAGCTACAGCACATGTGTTGGAAGAACGCGCACCAGAGTGGGCCCACCGGCTGACCTGGGAAGTGTTCACCACCCGCAAGAGCTGGGTCCTGGTCCCTGACGCCGAGCGCCCCGACGAGCCTTTCCATAAGGCTGAGTTGGTAGTGCTCAACGAAGAGCCCTGGACACACATGCTGATGCTGAGTGTCTGGCATTCGCCGGATTCCCGCAAGAACGGGACACCACTCCCGTACAGCCACCCGTGGCCCTGCGACGAGTATGTTGCCGTAGGTGGCTTTGCAGAAGATCGCTACCACGTAGGACCCGGTGGCGGTGTGATCGGCCCCGAACGGCATGTGTACCAAGCGGGTGATGTCAACCATCTGTCGCTCACTGACTTCCGTGAGGTCACCGAGATTCTGGTGCCTGACTGCACCCTGACTGTCATGGATTGTGGTCCGCGCAAGAAGGGCCCATGGGGTTACCTGGACCCAAGGACGGGCGTGTACACCCCGGTGTTCAAGCAGCCTCTCTCTGATCGGAGTTCCCAATTCAAGCAGTAGCAGGCCACGTGATCGAACACAAACAAGCCAGAACTCTTTGTTCTGTGTTCGATCACGTTAGCCCTTTATTCAGTATTGGCCAGGGCTATAGAGGCCATCCACCGATTGCCCTCTGTGGCAAGCAGTCTGTCATCCATGCCCATTCCGGTCAGCCAGTCACCCGGCGCCTCAAATCCAAATAAAGTAGCGTCGCCAAAGGCTGTCCGTTCACGATCTTTTTGGACCAGCACAATCAGGTCGGTCTCTTGGGCACCTCGGCCAGCCAGGTAGGTTGTGGTAAAGGCAGCGGTTATACCTTCGTCTAATACATCGTCCAGTAATACCACGGGACGGTCTTTTACAACTGTTTTTGGCCCCAGGTCCATGACAATTCTGGTGGAGCCTGCCTCTCGTCGCTCACCATAAGTGCTGACGGTCATATAGTCTAATTCTGGGTGAAAGCCCGGGTCCTGGCGGGCAATAGAGAACATGAGCATAGACGCAAAAGGAGCCCCACCGCGCAGCAAACACACAAACAACGGATCCTTGTCTTTATATCTTTCTATAACATTGGTGGCGAGTTCATCAATCCGCTCAGCGACTTGCTCCTCAGAAATAAGTACCTCTTTGAAGAGTGGTGAACGTTCCGGTACGGGTTCTCCACGTAGCATGCATGTATAATAGCAAATACCCAAAAAAAGCTTAAGCTTCTGTAGTAATGTTAGTTCGTTGCTTTCGTCCTTTTGGACTCATCAGCATGACCACACAGTCATGGAGCAGATATGACAAGTAGGGGATGTTCGGGGGGTGGGGAGGGGCAGGGTAGCCACGACCTGGAAACTCCAGAAAATCGTGACTACCCGCCACCTCAACCTTGCAGGGCTAGCTTGCGGTGTTAGCGCAGCAGCGGGTCAGCCGACGTCAGGTCGCTGGGCGCGTTCTGGACGAGCTGGATCGCCAACGACGAAGCCAGATCGGTGTTGCCACCCTGGACAGCGGCCAGGTAGGAGACGTAGACACCCAGGGTCTCGTTGTTGACGGTGCCGTCGCTGTCGTAGACGCCGAGGCAGTAGGGGTCCATGAAGACCGGCGTCACGAGTGCGCCCGCACCACCGTTGCCCTTGGTGGAGGTGATGTAGCCGGTGGGCCCGACGCACTTGTGTCCGATGCCGAGGAAACCGTCACCCATCTCTACGGCCAGGTCCATGTGTCCCTGGTTGATGTGGTCGACGGTGGTGTCGCCGCGGCCGCGGTCGGTTTCGTGGGCCTCCTTGCCACCACAGCCCGAAAGGGCAATGATTGCCACGATGGCCGCGACGAGAGCGACCGGGAGAATCCTCTTGCGAGTCATGACTCGAACTCTCTCCTCGTTTGGCTGAAGCGCCGCAGCAAACAGCTACGTGTGTATCCCGAACACACAAGACGAGGGAAAAGATCACTCTAGGATGAGCTTTTCCCTCGTCTTGTGGTTTCTACTTGTCAAATAACCTCCGCCAGAATATGAAACGAAGTTAATATATTATACTGTTTTTTCATATTAAAGTCAACTTTTTTGCTGATGGGCTTCGTTCTGAATACCCCTGTGATCTGCAGGCTCTTGGAGCTAAGGCCGTATGCGCTCGTTTGTCCTATGGTTTAATTACGACAAGCTCATAGTCGAGGTTCTGCCATCCCTGGGCATCGGGGTCCTGATATTGTAAGAATGCACACATTGAAACCCAGTAGTTTGAGTATGGTTATTTCCTCGATGCCGCCATCTGTAAAGAATAGGCCGCCTTTACGAAGTGTTCGGTAGACTTCTCTGTAGATTCTTACTCGTTGCGCATGTTTTGCCTTATCAGGACTTAGGATGCCTGTCGCAATTTGCCCCATTTCTAATTTTGCATTATCAAACACTTCTTCGAAGCTCGCAGCGGCGTTTTCCTTTGAGGTGTCATCTAGATCGACCCACCAGTCACTAGAAATAGACATGGCTGCCATAAAGAAGACTCCCACAGAATCGTCCGCATATTTCATGTTTGTGGCGTCCATGACTTCGTCTACCTGCTTGGCGAACTGCGCAGCCCTTGGCGAGTGCTGCAAAGGCTTGGCCGAGATGTTAGTGATAATTGGTTTGGTCTGTAGGGGTAATCCGTCCAAGAAGTAATAACCCAGCTCGGTGGGGCCACCGATCTCTATGATAGGCCCCTGCAGATCCTTGGGCATTGAGCTGTCTTGCCATATAAAGTAGTCTCGCCCCTGGCGTAGCTTTTTTAGCTTTGCTTTCAGCCATGATTTGTAAGGG
It encodes the following:
- the murB gene encoding UDP-N-acetylmuramate dehydrogenase gives rise to the protein MNIQENVPLSAHSTMQLGGPARYLADIASRNDLTEALTWAAQKQLPVMMIGTGSNIIWGDKGFAGLVLVNKITGFEIQDIDASSKYLIVGGGENWDSVVARAVEQGLSGIELLSRIPGTAGAAPVQNIGAYGAQLSDVLVTLETYDLQANKFVTLMAADCAFGYRTSRFKSADKGRFFITGITIRLEHGMAQPPYYRDIQAYIEQNKVTDITLASLRDIVSHIREKKLPDPRIIPNTGSFFQNPIISKEAYQTIVENHPQIEKAPMGWSQPPRWFLDNEQVKLSAGWLVEQAGFKAYEDKETGMATWPYQNLVLTNKGAHSTADLLKFKQKIIDAVQAKFGVALVQEPELIGA
- a CDS encoding phosphoribosyltransferase family protein, whose product is MLRGEPVPERSPLFKEVLISEEQVAERIDELATNVIERYKDKDPLFVCLLRGGAPFASMLMFSIARQDPGFHPELDYMTVSTYGERREAGSTRIVMDLGPKTVVKDRPVVLLDDVLDEGITAAFTTTYLAGRGAQETDLIVLVQKDRERTAFGDATLFGFEAPGDWLTGMGMDDRLLATEGNRWMASIALANTE